The segment ACAGCTGATAAGACACCGGCTAAATACGGAATAATATCAAATGAGAGAGCCGGTTTTATAATAAACAACGTTCCAATAAAGGCGACAATAATTGCGGTAACTTGGAAAAAGCGAACTCGCTCCTTTAAAAATATGGCGGAAAACACGATGGTCAAAAAGGGACTTAATTTATTTAACATATCCGCATCAGATAAAACGAGATGATCAATCGTATAAAAATACAACACCATTCCAATCGTTCCTAAAGCGGATCGTAATAACAAGATCTTTTGATTTTCTTTCTTTCCAAACAGTCTTTCCTTATAATACACTACAAATCCAAAGGCAATAAATGCCGAAACAATATTTCGAAATAAGGTTTTTTGAATGGTCGGCACATCTCCAGAAAGTTTGACAAAGGCCGCCATCATGGCAAAACCAAATGCTGATAATAATAATAAGATAATACCTTTATTTCGATTACTCATAAAATCCTCCGATACAAATCAACATAATTGATCAAAATACTAACTTATCTAGTTTAACAAAACATTCGTCAAACATATACAAAATCATTTTATTTTCGACACGTTTTCGATTTTATGAGGTAAAAAAATAAAGCAACGAGTTTTTTTCACTCAACACTATACTTTCTTCCTTGGTCATTTGCTTTTACTAAGTAGTTGGAAACGTTAATCAAAACATTTTGCCTCTTGACCAGCTATTACGACAGATATTGAGAAACTTGATCAACATATCCCTCAAACGATACCTACTGAGTTTTCTGTCAATCCTTGAAAATTACTCCATGATAAACTCAAGAATAATATACCTTACTAATTTTCTACATCTCGTAATGAATATCAAAAGGCTGTTCCAAAGGATAACAATTGAATGTATACAAATAGGTTTACATATGTTTTTTATT is part of the Bacillus spongiae genome and harbors:
- a CDS encoding DMT family transporter — translated: MSNRNKGIILLLLSAFGFAMMAAFVKLSGDVPTIQKTLFRNIVSAFIAFGFVVYYKERLFGKKENQKILLLRSALGTIGMVLYFYTIDHLVLSDADMLNKLSPFLTIVFSAIFLKERVRFFQVTAIIVAFIGTLFIIKPALSFDIIPYLAGVLSAVFAAGAYTVLRVLGSKEKFYTVVFYFSFFTTVVLLPFVIAFYEPMSKEQWIYLLSAGVFATVGQFGITMAYKYAPAKEISIFFYSTVIYSAFISIFLFGQIPDVFSIIGYITIFAASFYMFLKNNKA